One Prodigiosinella aquatilis DNA window includes the following coding sequences:
- a CDS encoding AAA family ATPase produces the protein MLVLKGQLKQAQLSQAVVARSIAVSEATLAQIVNHNTWPRTNAGEVRQRLTRFLAAKGIDTDKSFDAVQDADTPRTADTTDTTEENMLLKKQVLFPATKKAFGLFRDPFADDAMQGADDVFTMPDIRYVREALYQTARHGGFMAVIGESGAGKSTLRRDLIERINRENAPVIVIEPYIIAMEDNDVKGKTLKATAIAEAIINTIAPLEGVKRSQDARYRQLHRVLKESCAAGYNHVLVIEEAHSLPIPTLKHLKRFFELESGFKKLLSIVLIGQPELATKLSERNMEVREVVQRCEVVELLPLDNSLEAFLTFKLERTGKKLADVMDASAVDAIRARLSNQVGGRKGVVSLLYPLAVSNLVIAAMNLAAEIGVPMVNADVVKGV, from the coding sequence ATGTTGGTACTGAAAGGACAGTTAAAACAGGCGCAGCTGTCACAGGCCGTTGTCGCCAGAAGCATCGCTGTGTCAGAGGCCACACTGGCACAGATTGTTAATCACAATACGTGGCCACGCACCAACGCCGGGGAAGTTCGTCAGAGATTAACAAGATTTCTGGCAGCAAAAGGGATTGATACAGATAAGAGTTTTGACGCAGTGCAGGATGCTGACACACCCCGCACTGCTGATACCACAGATACAACGGAGGAGAATATGTTACTCAAAAAACAGGTGCTGTTTCCAGCGACAAAAAAGGCATTCGGGCTGTTCCGTGACCCGTTCGCTGACGACGCCATGCAAGGTGCAGACGATGTGTTTACAATGCCAGATATCCGTTATGTGCGCGAAGCGCTGTACCAGACCGCCCGCCACGGTGGATTTATGGCGGTTATTGGTGAGTCTGGCGCAGGCAAATCGACACTGCGCCGTGACCTTATCGAACGAATCAACCGCGAGAATGCGCCTGTGATTGTCATTGAGCCGTACATTATTGCGATGGAGGACAACGACGTTAAAGGGAAGACTTTGAAAGCCACCGCCATTGCAGAAGCGATTATCAACACCATCGCCCCGCTGGAGGGCGTCAAACGCTCGCAAGACGCACGTTACCGTCAACTGCATCGTGTACTGAAAGAGAGCTGTGCAGCGGGTTACAACCACGTTCTGGTGATTGAGGAAGCCCACAGCCTGCCCATCCCGACATTGAAGCACCTCAAGCGTTTTTTTGAGCTGGAAAGCGGGTTTAAGAAGCTGTTATCCATCGTGTTGATTGGACAGCCGGAACTGGCTACTAAGCTCTCTGAACGCAATATGGAGGTGCGGGAAGTTGTCCAGCGTTGTGAGGTTGTAGAATTGTTGCCACTGGATAACAGCCTGGAGGCATTCCTGACATTCAAACTGGAGCGTACCGGGAAGAAGCTGGCTGACGTTATGGACGCCAGCGCGGTGGACGCCATTCGCGCCCGTCTCAGTAATCAGGTTGGTGGTCGGAAAGGCGTCGTCAGCCTGTTGTATCCGCTGGCTGTCAGCAATCTGGTGATTGCCGCCATGAATCTGGCCGCTGAAATCGGTGTGCCGATGGTGAACGCCGATGTGGTTAAGGGGGTTTAA
- a CDS encoding Mor transcription activator family protein, which yields MSNDTNTFRSKGPELLIELAQHTAITAREVVDTISQEVAEQIGEAVANKMMQVWGGQNVYFPMGMAWRVSQRDLQIFSAFNGHNHHELARQFGCSLQWVYSVVKRVRKEELARMQGRLFDDDDEK from the coding sequence ATGAGCAATGACACCAATACGTTCCGCAGCAAAGGGCCGGAATTACTGATTGAACTGGCGCAACATACCGCTATCACAGCCCGTGAAGTCGTAGATACCATCAGCCAGGAAGTCGCTGAGCAGATTGGTGAAGCCGTGGCAAATAAGATGATGCAGGTATGGGGCGGGCAAAATGTTTATTTCCCAATGGGTATGGCGTGGAGAGTTAGCCAGCGCGATCTCCAGATTTTCTCAGCGTTTAATGGACATAATCATCATGAGCTGGCTCGCCAGTTCGGATGCTCACTACAGTGGGTATACAGCGTTGTGAAACGGGTCAGGAAAGAGGAACTGGCGCGGATGCAAGGCAGGCTGTTTGACGATGACGACGAGAAATAA
- a CDS encoding DUF3164 family protein — MTAINKEEYMTDRKGRLVPINQVSDYDLAMDTFVKEQVAAAKVKSTELRDFKNRAFNECYAWLDLVAEKYGRTRGGAKGNVTFSSYDGSLQIRIAVQDSLTFGPELQIAKDLIDECVTEWSQDANDNLRALITDAFSVDKEGQLNTGRILSLRRIKIADERWLKAMEAISESLQVAVSKTYINFREKDDAGKLINIPLDIAAI, encoded by the coding sequence ATGACCGCCATTAATAAAGAAGAATATATGACTGATCGCAAAGGTCGATTAGTCCCAATTAATCAGGTTTCAGACTATGACCTGGCAATGGATACGTTTGTAAAAGAACAGGTCGCCGCTGCAAAAGTCAAAAGCACTGAACTGCGTGATTTCAAGAACCGGGCTTTCAACGAATGTTATGCCTGGTTGGATCTGGTTGCCGAGAAATATGGCCGAACTCGCGGAGGAGCGAAAGGCAATGTCACATTCAGCAGTTATGACGGGAGCCTGCAAATCCGCATTGCCGTGCAAGATTCACTGACGTTCGGGCCTGAGTTACAGATAGCGAAAGACCTGATCGATGAATGCGTTACCGAATGGTCGCAGGATGCCAATGACAACTTGCGGGCATTAATTACTGATGCGTTCTCTGTTGATAAAGAAGGGCAGTTGAACACCGGTCGTATTTTATCGTTACGCCGTATCAAAATTGCAGATGAACGCTGGCTGAAAGCCATGGAGGCGATTTCTGAGTCATTACAGGTTGCCGTATCGAAAACGTATATTAATTTTCGGGAAAAAGACGACGCAGGAAAATTAATTAATATCCCACTGGATATCGCTGCCATTTAA
- a CDS encoding transglycosylase SLT domain-containing protein, whose translation MGWPQRILLIILLIVCGYAMDNHGKRKTARHDVRVTLISVGVLLLLLFWGGFFSQAHAAQPPAAAQQYRNDVIRNARLDWGLNAPVADFAAQLHQESGWNPRAVSPVGARGLAQFMPSTSEWISNAIPDLAANQPFNPAWAIRALTSYDRWLWQRINVADSCERMAMALSGYNGGLGWVQRDQKLAAQRGLDRQRWFSQVATVNAGRNSATWRENRHYPQRILLELAPRYLTWGGGSCVD comes from the coding sequence ATGGGCTGGCCGCAAAGAATTTTATTAATCATTCTGCTGATAGTTTGCGGATATGCGATGGATAACCACGGCAAGCGCAAGACAGCTCGGCATGATGTACGGGTTACGCTGATCTCAGTTGGAGTATTGCTGTTACTGCTGTTCTGGGGGGGCTTTTTCAGCCAAGCTCATGCCGCGCAGCCGCCCGCTGCCGCACAGCAATATCGCAACGACGTGATACGTAATGCCCGCCTCGACTGGGGGCTGAATGCCCCGGTTGCTGACTTTGCTGCCCAACTGCATCAGGAATCCGGCTGGAACCCGCGAGCGGTGTCGCCCGTCGGCGCACGCGGTCTGGCGCAGTTTATGCCGTCAACCTCTGAGTGGATCAGCAATGCTATTCCTGATCTGGCAGCTAATCAGCCGTTTAACCCCGCATGGGCCATTCGGGCGCTGACCAGCTATGACCGCTGGCTATGGCAGCGCATCAATGTTGCTGATAGTTGCGAGCGGATGGCGATGGCGTTGTCCGGCTATAACGGCGGATTGGGCTGGGTACAGCGCGACCAGAAGCTGGCCGCACAACGCGGGCTGGATCGTCAGCGTTGGTTCAGCCAGGTCGCCACTGTCAACGCCGGGCGTAATTCAGCCACCTGGCGTGAGAACCGCCATTATCCGCAACGTATCCTGCTGGAACTGGCTCCACGTTATCTGACATGGGGAGGCGGCAGCTGTGTGGACTAG
- a CDS encoding DUF3102 domain-containing protein, translating into MARTKQEPSQLVEDAPLSGELNVKLNAMTEHRMQVMQQFGDGLPYERDRIVHEARFYMAQSAEAMLEAGKRLVILKENEPHGDFTEIVESQLGLAQRTARMMMQAALKYLSPALEPKRQALAVLGKTKLFELMTEDDDELAALADGGTIAGATLDDIDRMTSRELKAALRETRETNAAQQRVLADKNEKIDTLSTKLEKKSRLQPPKPDEEVKRLRTEVAGVATDAESAITVRLSNAFETLVAYCAENFIDVPKDFMAGLLCELETQVRSLRATFDLPDSPTGTDRPAFLDEPEPQIQKPDWMDSEDA; encoded by the coding sequence ATGGCACGCACAAAACAAGAACCGTCTCAATTAGTGGAGGACGCTCCGTTATCGGGCGAACTAAATGTAAAACTGAATGCAATGACCGAGCACCGTATGCAGGTTATGCAGCAATTTGGTGATGGCCTGCCGTATGAACGTGATCGCATCGTTCACGAAGCGCGTTTTTATATGGCGCAATCAGCCGAGGCCATGCTGGAAGCAGGTAAACGTCTGGTTATTCTCAAAGAAAATGAACCACATGGTGATTTTACAGAGATTGTAGAAAGCCAGCTAGGATTGGCACAGCGCACAGCACGTATGATGATGCAGGCTGCTCTCAAATACTTATCCCCAGCACTAGAGCCAAAACGGCAAGCGCTTGCCGTTTTAGGTAAAACAAAATTATTCGAGCTAATGACAGAGGATGATGATGAACTCGCTGCATTAGCTGATGGCGGCACTATAGCGGGTGCAACACTCGACGATATCGACCGTATGACCAGCCGGGAACTGAAAGCCGCTCTGCGCGAAACCCGTGAAACCAACGCTGCACAGCAGCGCGTGCTGGCCGATAAAAACGAAAAAATTGACACACTTTCAACAAAGCTGGAAAAGAAATCCCGTCTCCAGCCACCCAAGCCTGACGAGGAAGTCAAGCGCTTGCGTACCGAGGTTGCAGGCGTTGCTACCGATGCCGAATCGGCGATTACCGTTCGCCTTTCCAATGCATTTGAAACGCTGGTCGCCTATTGCGCTGAAAACTTCATTGATGTCCCCAAAGACTTTATGGCGGGGCTGCTCTGCGAGCTGGAAACGCAGGTGCGCTCTCTGCGTGCAACGTTTGACCTTCCCGATTCGCCCACAGGAACTGACAGACCTGCCTTTCTGGATGAACCCGAGCCGCAGATACAAAAACCGGACTGGATGGATAGCGAGGACGCATAA
- a CDS encoding DNA-binding protein — protein sequence MQKTPDQVKQQLHQRGVTVTQWAAQNGYPRQAVYRVLNGFVKAKYGKSHEIAVALGLKPAA from the coding sequence ATGCAAAAGACTCCAGACCAGGTTAAGCAGCAACTGCATCAGCGCGGTGTCACGGTCACACAGTGGGCGGCGCAAAACGGTTATCCACGGCAAGCCGTCTATCGCGTACTGAATGGCTTTGTAAAAGCCAAGTACGGCAAGTCCCATGAGATTGCTGTAGCGCTCGGTCTAAAGCCTGCTGCCTGA
- a CDS encoding DDE-type integrase/transposase/recombinase has product MSAAMTEKLVAIARAAREAGHGGRGAIYDSACVELGMSRATLLRKLKEVTVTDKRKKRTDAGQSTLTRDDAAVISATLMEATRKNGKRLYSIADAVEALRANGMITAGRLDESTGEFIPLSETAISRALRGYGLHPDQLSQPAPVTELASRHPNHVWQIDASLCTLYYLSNGHNGLQVMDSAKFYKNKPGNVARIASDRVWSYEITDHTSGWIYVEYVMGAESGENLCSVLINAMQERSGADVLHGVPKILYLDPGSANTAGMTKNLCRALGIDLMAHKAHAARSTGSVEKARDIIERKLEPGLKFQPIFSLDELNTLAKNWRGHFNATAKHSRHGKTRTDVWLKITAEQLVKAPSVEVCRELAVATPEERKVTPKLRVSFRGIEYDVSTVPGVMIGEKMLITRNPWRTDAAQVVLTGEDGRETFFLVDEVTKNEFGFADSAAVIGERYKAQADTPAQTAARALEQLVTGTDNATDAVAARKAKALPFGGKLDPYKHIDDATLPTFMPRRGQASEVRGPRIEQRPLTHVEAAKALREKFSASGHNWTPEHYRQLVAQYPDGVPEDLLDDVAKSLMAPVSNVINIVNGN; this is encoded by the coding sequence ATGAGTGCTGCCATGACCGAAAAACTGGTGGCCATTGCCCGCGCCGCCCGCGAGGCGGGGCACGGTGGACGTGGCGCTATTTATGACTCTGCCTGTGTGGAACTGGGCATGTCCCGCGCCACGCTGTTACGCAAGCTGAAGGAGGTCACAGTGACGGATAAACGCAAAAAGCGCACTGATGCAGGGCAAAGCACGCTGACGCGTGACGATGCCGCCGTGATATCCGCCACACTGATGGAAGCCACCCGTAAGAACGGCAAGCGGCTGTATTCCATCGCGGATGCCGTTGAAGCTCTGCGGGCCAACGGCATGATTACGGCAGGCCGCCTGGATGAATCCACCGGTGAGTTTATCCCGTTATCTGAAACTGCTATCAGCCGCGCTCTGCGCGGCTATGGATTGCACCCTGACCAGTTAAGCCAACCCGCCCCGGTCACTGAGCTGGCCAGCCGCCACCCCAATCATGTGTGGCAAATCGACGCGTCGCTCTGCACGTTGTACTACCTCAGCAACGGCCATAACGGCTTGCAAGTGATGGACAGCGCCAAATTTTACAAAAACAAGCCGGGTAATGTGGCTCGTATCGCCAGTGATCGGGTATGGAGTTATGAAATCACCGACCATACGTCTGGCTGGATCTATGTCGAGTATGTGATGGGTGCAGAATCCGGCGAGAACCTGTGTTCTGTGCTGATTAACGCCATGCAAGAGCGCAGCGGTGCCGATGTGCTGCATGGCGTGCCGAAAATCCTCTACCTCGACCCCGGATCGGCCAACACCGCAGGTATGACAAAGAACCTGTGCCGTGCGCTGGGCATTGATTTGATGGCGCACAAGGCCCACGCAGCCCGTTCGACAGGCAGTGTTGAAAAGGCCAGGGATATTATCGAGAGGAAGTTAGAGCCGGGGTTGAAGTTCCAGCCCATATTTAGCCTTGACGAGCTGAATACCCTGGCAAAGAACTGGCGGGGGCATTTTAACGCCACAGCAAAACACAGCCGCCACGGTAAAACCCGCACCGACGTCTGGCTGAAAATCACCGCAGAGCAACTGGTAAAAGCGCCATCCGTCGAAGTCTGCCGCGAGCTTGCCGTGGCGACACCGGAGGAACGCAAAGTCACGCCGAAGCTGCGCGTGTCGTTCAGGGGCATTGAATACGATGTGTCTACCGTACCCGGCGTAATGATCGGTGAAAAAATGCTGATCACACGCAACCCCTGGCGCACTGACGCTGCACAAGTCGTGCTGACTGGTGAAGATGGTCGCGAGACGTTTTTCCTGGTTGATGAGGTCACCAAGAACGAATTCGGTTTCGCTGATTCTGCTGCCGTTATTGGCGAACGCTACAAAGCCCAGGCTGACACGCCCGCCCAGACCGCAGCCAGGGCGCTGGAACAGTTGGTGACAGGTACAGATAACGCCACCGACGCGGTAGCAGCACGCAAGGCGAAGGCGCTGCCGTTCGGTGGAAAACTTGACCCGTATAAACACATCGACGACGCCACGCTGCCAACATTTATGCCGCGTCGCGGTCAGGCATCAGAGGTACGCGGGCCGCGTATTGAGCAACGCCCGCTTACCCACGTTGAAGCGGCTAAAGCCCTGCGCGAGAAGTTCTCTGCCAGCGGCCATAACTGGACGCCGGAACACTACCGCCAGTTGGTGGCGCAGTACCCGGACGGCGTACCTGAAGACCTGTTGGATGATGTAGCAAAGTCACTGATGGCTCCGGTTTCCAACGTTATCAACATCGTCAACGGCAATTAA
- a CDS encoding DUF3486 family protein encodes MARRSTIDKLPENVRRWLERALNESGFSGYSELESLLREQGYVISKSAIHRYGQKIERRYGAIRAATEAARMLTEGAADDQDARSEAVIALIQTELFESIVQLQEAEEGEVDPKERVALLSKVAKNVATLSRASVNLKKFQSEVRDRARLAAGNAEKIARKGGLSADAVQALRREILGIAT; translated from the coding sequence ATGGCCAGACGCAGCACGATAGATAAGCTGCCGGAAAACGTGCGGCGCTGGCTTGAGCGGGCGCTGAATGAATCCGGCTTCAGCGGCTATTCCGAACTGGAATCCCTGCTGCGTGAGCAGGGGTACGTCATCAGCAAATCGGCTATCCATCGCTATGGGCAGAAGATTGAGCGCCGCTACGGCGCTATCCGTGCGGCCACCGAAGCGGCCCGTATGCTGACCGAAGGTGCGGCTGACGATCAGGATGCGCGTTCGGAAGCCGTCATCGCCCTGATCCAGACCGAGCTGTTCGAGAGCATCGTCCAGCTGCAGGAAGCGGAAGAAGGCGAAGTCGACCCCAAAGAGCGCGTGGCGCTGTTATCCAAAGTCGCCAAAAACGTGGCCACGCTGTCCCGCGCCTCCGTCAACCTGAAGAAATTTCAGAGCGAAGTCCGTGACCGCGCCCGGCTGGCGGCGGGTAACGCCGAGAAGATTGCCCGCAAGGGCGGCCTGTCTGCTGATGCTGTGCAGGCGCTGCGACGTGAAATTCTGGGGATTGCCACATGA
- a CDS encoding helix-turn-helix transcriptional regulator, producing MSQGKRLKGERERLGFSQAEFAELAGASRKTQIRWEQDESSPGIDAMHRWSQKGLDVAYVITGQHQETKSAHGADIDTELLIKIVQKLDLIAKSAGRRWTSDELILQSSRIYNFLIKERSVDDVKIDSILKLVVNN from the coding sequence ATGTCACAAGGGAAACGACTAAAAGGTGAGCGTGAGCGCTTAGGGTTTAGTCAGGCGGAGTTTGCGGAACTCGCAGGTGCATCACGCAAGACACAGATTCGCTGGGAGCAAGACGAATCATCGCCAGGCATTGATGCAATGCATCGTTGGTCTCAAAAAGGATTGGATGTTGCCTATGTTATTACTGGTCAGCATCAAGAAACGAAATCAGCTCATGGCGCGGATATAGATACAGAGTTGCTAATAAAAATTGTCCAAAAATTAGATTTGATTGCAAAATCTGCTGGACGGCGTTGGACATCTGACGAACTCATTTTGCAATCGTCCAGAATCTATAATTTTTTAATAAAAGAACGCTCGGTTGATGACGTGAAAATTGACAGCATTCTAAAACTGGTGGTTAACAATTAA
- a CDS encoding helix-turn-helix domain-containing protein, translating into MSKLNVSSAGTRILKVFKALKGHTLTGLSNSELAAALDDSPANINRALNTLIEEGLAQKLDNGRFALSMQTLQIAHAHANEIARAQDRINEMSQRLIAGSR; encoded by the coding sequence ATGAGCAAACTGAACGTTTCCAGCGCTGGCACCCGCATTCTCAAGGTGTTTAAAGCCCTGAAAGGACATACGTTAACAGGGCTGTCAAACAGCGAGTTAGCCGCTGCGTTAGACGACTCGCCAGCCAACATTAACCGTGCACTGAATACGCTGATCGAGGAAGGATTAGCGCAAAAACTGGACAACGGACGTTTTGCCCTCTCCATGCAGACACTGCAAATAGCCCACGCGCACGCGAATGAAATCGCCCGGGCGCAGGACAGAATCAATGAAATGAGTCAACGACTCATTGCTGGCAGCCGCTAA
- a CDS encoding regulatory protein GemA, whose amino-acid sequence MNRTQLIKLIHVAKRELRLDDDTYRQLLTTITTKTSTRDMDVPQLDNVMKAMKKRGFKIKPARKANSTIPLDDAPQSRKIRALWLEMADTGIIRDRSEAAMVRWVKRETDVDSLRWLGTEDASQVIEKLKKWQCRARKHA is encoded by the coding sequence ATGAACAGAACCCAGCTAATTAAGCTGATCCATGTGGCCAAACGTGAACTACGACTGGACGATGATACCTATCGCCAGTTGTTGACCACGATCACCACTAAAACGTCAACGCGGGATATGGACGTCCCGCAGTTAGACAACGTAATGAAAGCAATGAAAAAACGTGGGTTTAAAATTAAGCCCGCGAGAAAGGCTAACAGCACTATCCCGTTAGATGATGCCCCTCAGTCCCGAAAAATCCGCGCATTATGGCTGGAAATGGCGGATACAGGAATCATTCGTGACCGTTCTGAAGCGGCGATGGTGCGCTGGGTAAAGCGTGAAACAGACGTTGATAGCCTGCGTTGGCTTGGTACTGAAGACGCCAGCCAGGTGATCGAAAAATTGAAGAAGTGGCAATGCAGAGCGAGGAAACACGCATGA
- a CDS encoding putative holin codes for MNFTKKFRIKRLERLFGWQITAVLLLAVIALVSPQQLPVVIYKIALITLAAVLGYWLDRSLFPKAALGQYLKHEPSLMDVGLYPVKTGYHMVFAAALIRRAIIVAAVCLAVAMGL; via the coding sequence ATGAACTTCACTAAAAAATTCCGCATCAAACGTCTGGAACGCCTGTTCGGCTGGCAGATTACTGCCGTTCTGCTGCTGGCCGTGATTGCACTGGTATCACCGCAACAGCTCCCCGTCGTTATCTACAAAATCGCCCTGATTACGCTGGCCGCTGTGCTCGGTTACTGGCTTGACCGCTCGCTATTTCCCAAAGCGGCATTGGGCCAGTACCTGAAGCATGAGCCATCTTTGATGGATGTTGGCCTGTATCCGGTCAAAACCGGCTATCACATGGTGTTTGCCGCCGCGCTGATTCGCCGGGCGATCATTGTGGCGGCTGTGTGCCTCGCTGTTGCGATGGGGCTGTAA